The following proteins come from a genomic window of Aquimarina sp. MAR_2010_214:
- the rnr gene encoding ribonuclease R — translation MKRKSRRRKKSPKIENITQEILKILKAESSKSFNYKQIASKLGVDDASSRNQIIKKLSQLAAKKQIEEVERGKFKIIPNINTYTGVLEITSKGTGYVIVKDLEEDIFIPNNNLNKALNGDEVEVYVYRRKRRGKSEGEISRIISRKRSEFVGVIDIQKNYAFVNMQDGKMYTDIFIPKNKIADAENGNKVLVKLEDWPEKADSPFGKIIKVLGKPGEHNTEIHAILAQYGLPYEFPEEVENYANTLDTSIQESEIKNRRDMRKILTFTIDPKDAKDFDDALSFQVLENGNYEIGIHIADVSHYVKPGTILDDEAYERATSVYLVDRVVPMLPEVLSNNACSLRPNEEKYTFSAVFELNDKAEIKNQWFGRTVTYSDARFAYEEAQHIIETSDNVIPAEISLTRKEYKADQKIADAVLKLDELAKIMRGKRMGEGAISFDKVEVKFSLNENNEPVGVFFKTSKDANKLIEEFMLLANKKVAEFIGKQNPKKTFIYRVHDEPNDEKLAALQNIIGRFGYKLDLRDRKTTTKSLNGLLKDVQGKKEQNLVDTLAIRSMSKAEYTTHNIGHYGLAFDYYSHFTSPIRRYPDVMAHRLLQHYLDKGKSVAEDEYEEKCNHSSSMENLAASAERDSIKFMQIKFMKDHEDEQFLGVISGVTEWGIYVEIISNKCEGMIRLRDMNDDHYIFDQDEYAIIGEQTKKVYQLGDEVYVKVKNADLIKRHLDFILLGNKEDIE, via the coding sequence ATGAAAAGAAAGAGTAGAAGAAGAAAAAAGTCACCTAAAATAGAGAATATCACCCAGGAAATACTCAAAATATTAAAAGCTGAATCAAGTAAAAGTTTTAATTATAAGCAAATCGCATCAAAATTAGGAGTAGATGATGCAAGTAGCAGAAACCAAATTATAAAAAAATTATCTCAACTCGCTGCTAAGAAACAGATTGAAGAAGTAGAAAGAGGAAAGTTTAAAATTATACCTAATATCAATACCTATACAGGTGTTTTAGAAATCACTTCAAAAGGTACAGGATATGTAATTGTAAAAGATCTTGAAGAAGATATTTTTATTCCAAATAACAATCTTAATAAAGCGCTGAACGGAGATGAAGTTGAGGTTTACGTATATCGTAGAAAACGAAGAGGAAAGAGCGAAGGAGAGATTTCCAGGATTATTTCTAGAAAAAGAAGTGAATTTGTTGGCGTAATTGATATTCAAAAAAACTATGCCTTTGTAAATATGCAAGACGGCAAAATGTATACTGATATTTTTATACCTAAAAATAAAATTGCAGATGCAGAAAACGGTAATAAAGTTTTAGTAAAACTAGAAGATTGGCCAGAAAAAGCAGATTCTCCTTTTGGAAAAATAATTAAAGTATTAGGAAAACCAGGAGAACACAATACCGAGATACATGCTATTTTGGCTCAGTATGGTTTGCCCTATGAGTTTCCTGAAGAAGTCGAGAATTATGCAAATACTTTAGATACATCGATTCAAGAATCAGAGATCAAGAATCGTAGGGATATGAGAAAAATTCTTACGTTTACTATTGATCCCAAAGACGCTAAAGATTTTGATGATGCGTTATCATTTCAGGTTTTAGAAAATGGTAATTATGAAATCGGAATTCATATAGCAGATGTATCACACTATGTAAAACCAGGAACAATACTTGATGATGAAGCTTATGAAAGAGCAACATCAGTATATCTGGTAGATAGAGTAGTACCTATGTTACCCGAAGTTTTATCTAATAATGCCTGTTCTTTAAGACCAAATGAAGAGAAATATACATTTTCTGCAGTGTTTGAATTAAATGATAAAGCAGAAATTAAAAACCAATGGTTTGGAAGAACAGTAACGTATTCTGATGCAAGATTTGCGTATGAAGAAGCGCAACATATTATAGAAACAAGTGACAATGTAATTCCGGCAGAGATCTCACTTACCAGAAAAGAATATAAAGCCGATCAAAAAATCGCTGATGCCGTACTCAAATTAGATGAACTTGCCAAAATCATGCGAGGTAAACGAATGGGTGAAGGAGCTATTTCTTTTGATAAAGTAGAAGTGAAATTTAGTTTAAATGAAAATAACGAACCTGTAGGGGTGTTTTTTAAGACTTCTAAAGACGCTAATAAACTTATTGAAGAGTTTATGTTACTAGCTAATAAAAAGGTCGCAGAATTCATAGGAAAGCAAAATCCTAAAAAAACATTTATTTATCGTGTGCATGATGAACCAAATGATGAAAAATTAGCAGCGCTACAAAATATTATTGGAAGATTTGGATATAAACTGGATCTTAGAGATAGAAAAACTACTACAAAATCATTAAATGGATTATTAAAAGATGTTCAAGGTAAAAAAGAACAAAATTTGGTTGATACGCTAGCTATACGCAGTATGAGTAAAGCAGAATACACTACTCATAATATTGGTCATTATGGATTAGCATTTGATTATTATTCGCATTTTACGTCTCCGATACGAAGATATCCTGATGTTATGGCACATCGTTTGTTACAGCATTATTTAGATAAAGGGAAATCTGTTGCAGAAGATGAATATGAAGAAAAATGTAATCATAGTAGTAGTATGGAAAATCTTGCTGCCAGTGCAGAACGTGATTCTATAAAATTTATGCAAATAAAGTTTATGAAAGATCATGAGGATGAGCAATTTTTGGGAGTGATTTCTGGAGTAACCGAATGGGGTATTTATGTAGAAATCATTAGTAATAAATGTGAAGGTATGATTCGCCTTAGAGATATGAATGATGATCACTATATTTTTGATCAAGATGAATATGCTATTATAGGAGAACAGACCAAAAAAGTATATCAATTAGGAGATGAGGTATATGTAAAAGTAAAAAATGCTGATCTTATAAAAAGACACTTAGATTTTATCTTGTTAGGAAACAAGGAAGATATAGAATAA
- the folB gene encoding dihydroneopterin aldolase: MGLIKLKNIKVYAYHGCLVEEKKIGSDYRVDLKIKADLSESAISDRLAETVDYVHLNHIVKEEMAIRSKLLEHAAERILVRILDELPLVDKVIVDVSKINPPIGGNVEMVTITRSKKR, from the coding sequence GTGGGATTAATAAAATTAAAAAACATCAAGGTTTACGCCTATCATGGATGCCTTGTCGAAGAGAAAAAAATAGGATCTGATTACAGAGTAGATCTAAAGATTAAGGCTGATTTATCTGAGTCTGCAATATCTGATCGTTTAGCAGAAACTGTAGATTATGTTCATCTTAATCATATTGTAAAAGAAGAAATGGCTATTCGTTCTAAATTATTAGAACATGCTGCAGAGCGAATTCTAGTTCGTATATTAGATGAACTGCCATTGGTTGATAAAGTTATTGTAGATGTTTCAAAAATTAATCCACCTATTGGTGGAAATGTAGAAATGGTTACTATTACAAGAAGTAAAAAACGTTAA
- a CDS encoding DUF4177 domain-containing protein, which translates to MGKQYKVIRISENWSTEKLRKKVENTMNEFSKQGWDVVDISFLANTNIAMITLSK; encoded by the coding sequence ATGGGAAAACAATATAAAGTTATACGTATATCAGAAAATTGGTCTACAGAAAAACTAAGAAAAAAGGTAGAAAATACTATGAATGAATTTTCTAAACAAGGTTGGGATGTTGTAGACATTTCTTTTTTAGCCAATACTAACATCGCAATGATAACTCTTTCAAAATAA
- a CDS encoding LysE family translocator produces MLQDAQAAIPLGFLLAFLIGPVFFVLLETAAIKGFRAALAVDLGVIFADIVFILIAYFSTNQILEKIKDDPALFIFGGMLLSTYGVISFIQERKNYNKIRDTSVEIINKHNYFVLFIKGFLLNFINIGVLGFWLSVVIVIGPQLDMNTNRILRFFTMVIGTYLFIDFFKMLLAKRLKRKLTPKRTYIIKRIISIVMIVFGIFLILKGVLPDTMEKRIQDEIEKITPESRFK; encoded by the coding sequence ATGCTTCAAGATGCTCAAGCAGCTATACCATTAGGTTTTTTATTAGCCTTTTTGATTGGACCCGTTTTTTTTGTACTTCTGGAAACAGCAGCTATTAAAGGGTTTAGGGCAGCTTTAGCTGTGGATTTAGGAGTTATCTTTGCAGATATAGTATTTATTCTTATCGCTTATTTTAGTACCAATCAGATTTTAGAAAAAATTAAAGATGATCCTGCATTATTTATATTTGGGGGGATGTTATTATCTACTTATGGTGTAATTTCTTTTATACAGGAAAGAAAAAACTATAATAAAATTCGAGATACCTCAGTAGAAATTATCAATAAACACAATTATTTTGTGTTATTTATAAAAGGGTTTTTACTCAACTTTATAAATATTGGTGTATTAGGATTTTGGTTAAGCGTTGTTATTGTCATAGGACCACAATTAGACATGAACACGAATAGGATTCTACGTTTTTTTACAATGGTAATAGGCACATATCTTTTTATTGATTTCTTTAAAATGCTGTTAGCAAAACGATTGAAGAGAAAATTGACACCAAAAAGAACTTATATCATCAAGAGGATCATTAGTATTGTTATGATTGTGTTTGGCATATTTCTTATTTTAAAAGGTGTTTTACCAGATACTATGGAGAAACGAATTCAAGATGAAATTGAAAAAATAACACCAGAATCCAGGTTTAAATAA
- the rpiB gene encoding ribose 5-phosphate isomerase B, translated as MKIAIGNDHAGTEYKFAITEYLESEGIEVTNYGTNENNSVDYPDFVHPVAKDVNTEKASFGILVCGSGNGVAMTANKYKNVRAGLCWTKEITELTRLHNDANIICIPARFTSLHQAVEMVKTFLSTEFEGGRHLNRVQKIPMCI; from the coding sequence ATGAAAATAGCTATTGGAAACGATCACGCAGGAACTGAATACAAATTTGCAATTACAGAATATTTAGAATCTGAAGGAATCGAAGTTACTAACTACGGGACTAATGAAAACAATAGTGTTGATTATCCAGATTTTGTGCATCCAGTAGCAAAAGATGTAAACACTGAAAAAGCAAGTTTTGGTATTTTAGTTTGCGGAAGCGGAAACGGTGTTGCTATGACAGCTAATAAATACAAAAATGTTAGAGCAGGACTTTGTTGGACGAAAGAAATTACAGAACTAACCAGACTTCATAATGATGCCAATATCATATGTATTCCTGCAAGATTTACATCATTACATCAAGCTGTTGAAATGGTAAAAACGTTTTTATCGACAGAATTTGAAGGAGGCAGACACCTAAATAGAGTACAAAAAATACCAATGTGTATTTAG
- a CDS encoding SPFH domain-containing protein, producing MSLYLIPVVIFGFIILLSGIFTVKQQTSAVVERFGKFLSIRNSGLHFKIPVFDRIAGRINLKIQQLDVLVETKTKDDVFVRLKISVQFQVIKEKVYDAFYKLENPHDQITSYVFDVVRAEVPKMKLDDVFERKDDVAIAVKQELNEAMINYGYDIIKTLVTDIDPDAQVKEAMNRINAAEREKVAAEYEAEAERIKIVAKARAEAESKRLQGQGIADQRREIARGLEESVDVLNNVGINSQEASALIVVTQHYDTLQSIGEETNSNLILLPNSPQAGSDMLNNMIASFTASNQIGEEMKKQNAKKGLGKKPDKN from the coding sequence ATGAGCCTATATTTAATTCCAGTAGTAATCTTTGGGTTTATCATTCTGCTTTCAGGAATATTTACCGTAAAACAACAAACTTCTGCAGTCGTTGAACGATTTGGTAAATTTCTAAGTATCAGAAACTCAGGATTACATTTTAAAATTCCTGTTTTTGATAGAATTGCTGGGCGAATCAATCTAAAAATTCAACAACTTGATGTTCTTGTCGAAACCAAAACAAAAGATGATGTATTTGTACGTCTTAAAATTTCTGTTCAATTTCAGGTTATTAAAGAAAAAGTATACGATGCTTTTTATAAATTAGAAAATCCGCATGATCAAATTACATCTTATGTGTTTGATGTGGTTCGTGCTGAAGTACCAAAAATGAAACTGGATGATGTTTTTGAACGTAAAGATGATGTAGCTATTGCTGTAAAACAAGAGCTTAATGAAGCTATGATAAACTATGGTTATGACATCATTAAAACTTTAGTAACCGATATAGATCCTGATGCACAGGTCAAAGAGGCTATGAATAGAATTAATGCAGCTGAACGTGAAAAGGTTGCCGCAGAATATGAAGCTGAAGCTGAAAGAATTAAAATCGTTGCAAAAGCCCGTGCCGAAGCAGAAAGTAAAAGGTTACAAGGACAAGGTATTGCAGATCAACGTAGAGAAATTGCCAGAGGTTTAGAAGAAAGTGTTGACGTTTTAAACAATGTAGGTATTAATTCTCAGGAAGCTTCTGCCCTAATTGTAGTAACACAGCATTATGATACTTTACAATCTATTGGAGAGGAAACCAATAGTAACTTAATTTTACTTCCCAATTCTCCACAAGCCGGAAGTGATATGTTAAATAATATGATTGCATCATTTACAGCTTCAAATCAAATTGGAGAAGAAATGAAAAAACAAAATGCAAAAAAAGGTCTTGGTAAGAAACCAGATAAAAATTAA
- a CDS encoding glutamine--tRNA ligase/YqeY domain fusion protein: MSEEKKPLNFIEHIVEEDLTTGMSPENLRFRFPPEPNGYLHIGHTKAIGISFGLGLRYNAPVNLRFDDTNPAKEEQEYVDAIKEDITWLGYQWDKECYSSDYFQQLYDWTVQLIKDGKAYVDSQSAETIASQKGTTTEPGSNSPYRDRSIEENLELFQKMKEGKFDEGEHVVRAKIDMADPNMLMRDPLMYRILKKSHHRTGDDWCIYPMYDWTHGESDYIENISHSLCSLEFKPHRKLYDWFLDQIYNTNIRPKQREFARLNLSYTIMSKRKLLKLVEEGVVSGWDDPRMPTISGLRRRGYTPTSIRKFVETVGVAKRENVIDVSLLEFCIREDLNKTASRVMAVLDPVKLVITNYPKGEEEWLEAENNPEDEAAGSRKVPFSGELYIEREDFKEEAGKKFFRLTLGKEVRLKNAYIIRGEHVIKDAEGNITEIQCTYDPKSRSGSGTEESKRNVKGTLHWVSIAHAIPSEVRIYDRLFSDEAPDGHKDKDFIEFLNPDSLKVITGYVEPGLKDAKQLDQFQFQRLGYFNVDIDSKPDALVFNKTVGLRDTWAKAKPVSTSQSNQKKPQNQQNGIPPIEEIKRAGKKYTNVPDAKREVLKTKIIEAAKMVEIEELVPLYETAVKKAGTRIATMIALNVILKNKGIQPDQLAKDFVTKALDDKNELLQLEAKEIASNYNI, encoded by the coding sequence ATGTCAGAAGAAAAAAAACCGCTTAATTTTATAGAGCACATTGTAGAGGAGGACCTTACAACCGGTATGAGTCCAGAAAATTTACGTTTTCGTTTCCCTCCAGAACCCAATGGGTACTTACATATAGGGCATACCAAAGCAATAGGTATTAGTTTTGGTCTTGGTCTTAGGTATAATGCACCGGTAAATCTACGTTTTGATGATACTAATCCTGCCAAAGAAGAACAGGAATATGTAGACGCAATTAAGGAAGATATAACGTGGTTGGGATATCAGTGGGATAAAGAATGTTATTCGTCTGACTATTTTCAGCAATTATACGATTGGACCGTTCAACTTATTAAGGATGGGAAGGCTTATGTAGATTCTCAATCAGCAGAAACTATCGCTTCTCAAAAAGGGACTACGACAGAACCAGGAAGTAATAGTCCATACAGAGATCGTTCTATTGAAGAGAACTTAGAGCTGTTTCAGAAAATGAAAGAAGGTAAGTTTGATGAAGGCGAGCATGTAGTGAGAGCTAAGATCGATATGGCAGACCCAAATATGTTAATGCGAGATCCTTTGATGTATAGAATATTAAAAAAATCTCATCATAGAACAGGAGATGATTGGTGTATTTACCCAATGTATGATTGGACTCATGGCGAAAGTGATTATATAGAAAACATCTCACATTCACTATGTTCTTTAGAATTTAAACCTCATAGAAAATTATATGATTGGTTTCTTGATCAAATATATAATACTAATATACGACCAAAACAAAGAGAATTTGCAAGGCTTAATTTAAGCTATACTATTATGAGTAAACGTAAATTACTCAAGTTGGTAGAAGAAGGTGTAGTATCAGGATGGGATGACCCCAGAATGCCTACAATTTCGGGATTAAGAAGACGTGGATATACTCCAACATCAATACGAAAGTTTGTTGAAACTGTAGGTGTTGCAAAACGCGAAAACGTAATTGATGTATCATTGTTAGAATTTTGTATTAGAGAAGATCTTAATAAAACTGCATCAAGAGTAATGGCTGTTTTGGATCCTGTTAAACTTGTTATAACGAATTATCCAAAAGGAGAAGAAGAATGGTTAGAAGCAGAAAACAATCCAGAAGATGAAGCTGCAGGTTCTAGAAAAGTACCCTTTTCTGGTGAATTATATATTGAAAGAGAAGATTTTAAAGAAGAGGCAGGTAAAAAGTTCTTTAGATTGACGTTAGGAAAAGAAGTACGTCTTAAAAATGCATATATAATTAGGGGAGAACATGTGATCAAGGATGCCGAAGGAAATATTACAGAAATCCAATGTACATATGATCCAAAAAGTAGGTCGGGTAGTGGTACCGAAGAATCAAAACGTAATGTAAAAGGTACATTGCATTGGGTATCAATAGCGCATGCTATTCCTTCAGAAGTTAGAATATATGATCGATTGTTTAGCGATGAAGCACCAGATGGCCATAAGGATAAAGATTTTATTGAATTTTTGAATCCAGACTCTTTAAAAGTAATAACAGGCTATGTAGAACCCGGCTTAAAAGATGCTAAACAATTAGATCAGTTTCAGTTTCAAAGATTAGGGTATTTTAATGTAGATATTGATAGTAAACCTGATGCTTTAGTATTTAATAAAACTGTTGGTTTACGAGATACGTGGGCAAAGGCAAAACCAGTTTCTACATCTCAAAGTAATCAAAAGAAACCTCAGAATCAGCAAAATGGTATACCTCCAATCGAAGAAATAAAAAGAGCGGGGAAGAAGTATACAAATGTACCAGATGCTAAAAGAGAGGTGCTTAAAACTAAGATTATCGAAGCCGCTAAAATGGTGGAAATAGAAGAGCTTGTACCACTTTATGAAACAGCTGTTAAAAAAGCGGGAACTCGTATTGCTACTATGATTGCTTTAAATGTAATCCTTAAAAATAAAGGGATTCAGCCTGATCAGTTAGCAAAAGATTTTGTTACTAAAGCTCTTGATGATAAGAATGAACTATTACAATTAGAAGCCAAAGAAATTGCTTCTAACTATAATATATAA
- a CDS encoding head GIN domain-containing protein — protein sequence MKNLKFLFVFLLVALGQAQEDVKTKNLDYFTEVKVFDKIKVTLVKSDKHKVIVSGYKRYDVEIIQEGLILKIRMSLNNLWDKSNTEVLVHYEELRKIDANEGSTVEVKDVLNRNKLDIRAQEGAVILAKAETETIFIKAVTGGEVHLDGASKEQEIIINSGGKYFGSELKTEKTQVKISAGGVAEVYAKDYIKANTNAGGTIRIYGNPKQKDTKKFLGGKIVEVN from the coding sequence ATGAAAAATTTGAAATTTCTTTTTGTGTTTTTATTGGTCGCATTAGGACAAGCACAAGAAGACGTTAAAACCAAAAACCTGGATTATTTTACAGAAGTAAAAGTTTTTGATAAAATAAAAGTAACTCTTGTTAAAAGTGATAAACATAAAGTTATAGTCTCTGGTTATAAAAGATACGATGTAGAAATTATTCAAGAAGGCCTTATTTTGAAAATTAGAATGTCTTTGAATAACCTATGGGATAAAAGCAATACTGAAGTTTTGGTTCATTATGAGGAACTTAGAAAAATTGATGCTAATGAAGGATCAACGGTAGAAGTAAAAGATGTTCTCAACAGAAATAAACTTGATATAAGAGCTCAAGAAGGAGCAGTCATACTAGCAAAAGCTGAAACAGAAACAATATTTATTAAAGCAGTTACAGGTGGAGAAGTGCATTTGGATGGTGCATCTAAAGAACAGGAAATTATTATAAATTCTGGAGGAAAATATTTTGGTAGCGAACTCAAAACAGAAAAAACACAAGTGAAAATTAGTGCAGGAGGAGTAGCAGAAGTATATGCTAAAGATTATATCAAAGCAAATACTAATGCAGGAGGAACTATTAGAATTTATGGAAACCCAAAACAAAAGGATACTAAAAAATTTTTAGGCGGAAAAATTGTTGAAGTTAACTAA
- a CDS encoding GNAT family N-acetyltransferase — translation MDIRFKVKRFDELTTLELYKILRLRADVFIVEQECIYQDIDDKDQKGLHVIGFKEQEVVAYARLFDAGDYFEKASIGRVVVSKNERQFGYGHDLIKACINAIEEHYNTEKIKISAQTYLEKFYETHNFEKIGEEYLEDGIPHIVMVIQ, via the coding sequence ATGGATATAAGATTTAAAGTTAAACGTTTTGACGAACTTACCACACTCGAGTTATATAAAATTTTGCGCTTACGCGCAGATGTGTTTATAGTAGAGCAGGAGTGTATATATCAAGATATTGACGATAAGGATCAAAAAGGACTTCATGTAATAGGATTTAAAGAACAGGAAGTTGTTGCGTATGCAAGATTATTCGATGCCGGTGATTATTTTGAAAAAGCAAGTATAGGAAGAGTAGTAGTTTCCAAAAATGAAAGACAATTTGGATATGGTCACGATTTAATAAAAGCCTGCATTAATGCAATAGAAGAACATTATAATACTGAAAAAATTAAGATATCTGCTCAAACCTATTTAGAAAAATTCTATGAAACTCATAATTTTGAAAAAATAGGTGAAGAATATTTAGAAGATGGAATTCCACATATTGTTATGGTTATCCAATAA
- a CDS encoding cation diffusion facilitator family transporter — protein MIKTNAHNHSYSQDKLTGRNLLFSILLNIGITTAQVIGGLTSGSLSLLSDALHNFSDVLSLIVSFFANRLAKKEASIKRTFGFKRAEIMAAFINAISLVVIAIILVLEAIERLQNPQEISARVVIILSIIAIFGNGLSVLLLRRDSKVNMNMRSAYLHLITDLMASFAVLIGGVLMKFYKLFWVDSLLTFAIAIYLIFVGYDLLRKSFKVLMLYTPDTIKLKEIVSRINALPKVKSIHHIHVWQLNEEETHLEAHIDFNIDIKVSEFGEILNTIEDVLRDKFGINHVTLQPEFGKEDNKDIIVQD, from the coding sequence ATGATAAAAACCAACGCCCATAACCATTCATATTCTCAAGATAAGCTTACTGGGCGTAATTTGTTATTTTCTATTCTATTAAATATTGGAATCACAACTGCTCAGGTAATTGGTGGTTTGACTTCTGGTAGCCTTTCTCTATTATCCGATGCATTACATAATTTTAGTGATGTACTTTCTTTAATAGTTAGCTTTTTTGCGAATCGGTTAGCAAAAAAAGAAGCCTCTATTAAAAGAACTTTTGGTTTTAAAAGAGCCGAAATTATGGCAGCATTTATAAATGCTATTTCATTAGTTGTAATAGCTATTATTCTTGTACTAGAAGCGATAGAACGATTACAAAATCCACAAGAAATAAGTGCGCGTGTTGTAATTATACTTTCTATAATTGCAATTTTTGGGAATGGACTAAGTGTTCTGCTTTTAAGAAGAGATAGCAAGGTAAACATGAATATGAGATCGGCATATTTACACCTTATAACAGACTTAATGGCATCTTTTGCAGTTTTAATAGGAGGGGTATTAATGAAGTTTTATAAACTTTTTTGGGTAGATAGTCTTTTGACTTTTGCGATTGCCATCTATTTGATTTTTGTAGGTTATGATCTCCTAAGAAAATCTTTCAAAGTATTAATGCTGTATACCCCTGATACTATTAAGTTAAAAGAAATAGTAAGTAGAATTAATGCTTTGCCAAAGGTTAAAAGTATTCATCATATCCATGTATGGCAACTTAATGAAGAAGAAACACACTTAGAAGCGCATATTGATTTTAATATCGATATAAAAGTTTCAGAGTTTGGAGAAATATTAAATACAATTGAAGATGTGTTACGGGATAAATTTGGAATTAACCATGTAACACTTCAACCAGAATTTGGGAAAGAAGATAATAAAGATATTATTGTACAAGATTAA
- a CDS encoding helix-turn-helix domain-containing GNAT family N-acetyltransferase, with protein sequence MNRNYINKIRIFNRFYTNIIGLLDTHILDSKYSLPEARIIFEIYHNPGFTASDIIELLEIDKGYLSRILKRFEKQKIISRTVSSADKRVFVLRLTKLGEKEFLKLNTNSENQLKRVFSHLSPAESQTLVQNMRSIKTLSEKSNIALDDIKIRTHLKPGDLGFIIHRHGKLYAEEFQYGISFETYVANGIYEFYKSYNPNKERVWVCEHNDQIIGFLLLMKRENNSAQLRYFYLEERYRGIGLGRKLLQLYMDFFYSCGYTSSYLWTADELETAASLYLKHGFKLTKEIESTSFGKPVKERRYDLHI encoded by the coding sequence ATGAATAGAAATTATATCAATAAGATAAGGATATTTAATCGGTTCTATACTAACATAATAGGTCTTTTAGACACTCATATTTTAGATAGCAAATATTCACTACCAGAGGCTAGAATTATATTTGAAATTTACCATAATCCCGGTTTTACTGCATCAGATATTATTGAACTTTTGGAGATAGATAAAGGGTATTTAAGTCGTATTTTAAAACGCTTTGAAAAACAAAAAATAATTTCGAGAACTGTTTCTAGTGCTGATAAAAGAGTTTTTGTGTTACGACTTACTAAGTTGGGAGAAAAGGAATTTTTAAAACTCAATACTAATTCAGAAAATCAATTAAAAAGAGTGTTTTCACATTTATCTCCTGCAGAATCGCAAACACTTGTACAAAATATGCGATCCATAAAAACATTGTCTGAGAAGTCGAATATAGCACTTGATGATATAAAAATTAGAACACATTTAAAACCAGGCGATTTAGGATTTATTATACATAGACATGGAAAGTTATATGCTGAAGAATTTCAATATGGCATCTCATTTGAAACCTATGTTGCAAATGGCATCTATGAATTTTATAAATCCTATAACCCAAATAAAGAACGTGTTTGGGTTTGTGAACATAATGATCAAATTATTGGATTTCTTTTACTTATGAAAAGAGAAAATAATAGTGCCCAGTTGCGTTATTTTTATTTAGAAGAAAGATACAGAGGTATTGGTTTAGGCAGAAAGTTATTACAATTATATATGGATTTTTTCTACTCCTGCGGGTATACATCAAGCTATTTGTGGACAGCAGATGAGCTAGAAACTGCTGCTTCATTATATCTTAAGCACGGTTTTAAACTAACAAAAGAAATAGAATCGACATCCTTTGGTAAACCTGTTAAAGAAAGAAGATATGATTTACATATTTAA